A genome region from Hemitrygon akajei chromosome 14, sHemAka1.3, whole genome shotgun sequence includes the following:
- the LOC140738252 gene encoding cytochrome c oxidase subunit 6A1, mitochondrial-like, protein MMAAMWGRLFRSGFSGVRQLSAAAGAEEHQSARMWKILTFVVAIPGVSVCMLNCYLKAQQHTHEKIEFVPYEHLRIRSKPFPWGDGNHSFFHNPHTNPLPTGWED, encoded by the exons ATGATGGCGGCGATGTGGGGACGGCTCTTCCGCAGCGGCTTCAGCGGCGTCCGTCAACTGTCGGCGGCGGCCGGGGCCGAGGAGCACCAGAGCG CACGCATGTGGAAAATCCTGACTTTTGTTGTTGCCATTCCTGGAGTATCCGTGTGTATGTTGAACTGCTACTTGAAGGCGCAGCAACACACCCATGAGAAGATTGAGTTTGTTCCTTATGAACATCTTCGCATCAGGAGCAAA CCATTCCCTTGGGGTGATGGGAACCATTCTTTCTTCCATAACCCCCATACCAATCCTCTGCCCACTGGCTGGGAAGATTGA